One stretch of Corynebacterium callunae DSM 20147 DNA includes these proteins:
- a CDS encoding choice-of-anchor G family protein — translation MKIKNSASALNRSMRIGIATITSTALLGGVLVAVPAHPLLSMTAVANAQEASAPFATATGQVIDLKLLEDSVDPAVSAAFLNVLEAIRAEAQFPGDTADSADIDLTALEGIDTIVSGIKIPLTDILSIDSNAGVLGANASTPAGNKASGAAGVVNEDGSIDLGAHQDGSAVDTTLDLSNILGSADVISEDVISALSLRIGAASASASRTGDQVTSEYALSNVDLQVKSPLVADVTELLIGEENGLGVSIDTAVTQVAGDDSLLNPLTGLLGGVFDVLNVLGVIDVEEPTLALDSNIQEALVPLVGGTLQGNAVSIDLSTGTVNVNLEALGGTSAVDPNTDLLTDVAVQQIEGEIQTLLNQLLTDVRAAVDEGLLETHVTLGLGAKVLGVDLAQVDIDGTLNQLLDGDATTVSVEAFGRNASLVTNAVLALLGTVGTTLETALNKVVDPLINNTLDEGVSGIIAPLVQGLTGVLGDPGILRITLNDQPNPQVGAVNTIPARPNSKTGAITTPADAFTVSAIRVNVLNGLVDLPISRVTVDADKDWAPVGGIAIDAIDDQTITIGDAIDNVIPVSAPEGSEVTVDGLPDGVTYEDGEISGTPTEVGEYEVTVTATNGNNSVTETFIITVLDIDGGTGNNGSANGSTDFLQQCLSSPAAGIAALLIALGALGQVAGPALEPIARSINVEIERQTRHIIDTAGIRQPNQPEWLQSINRSLADAANNVNPNLASQGLYAAGALALISIPVLCGMGGSSSSSS, via the coding sequence TTGAAAATCAAGAATTCGGCTTCAGCACTTAACCGCAGCATGAGAATTGGCATTGCAACCATCACCAGCACCGCATTGCTGGGTGGTGTTTTGGTGGCAGTACCTGCCCATCCTTTGCTCTCAATGACTGCAGTTGCCAATGCTCAAGAAGCTTCAGCCCCCTTCGCCACTGCAACGGGTCAGGTTATTGACCTCAAGCTCCTCGAAGATTCTGTTGATCCAGCCGTTAGCGCTGCTTTCTTAAATGTTCTGGAAGCAATTCGCGCCGAGGCTCAATTCCCTGGTGATACCGCAGATAGCGCCGATATTGACCTCACCGCCCTCGAGGGTATTGACACCATTGTTAGTGGTATTAAGATTCCACTAACTGACATCCTCAGCATTGACAGTAATGCAGGTGTACTTGGCGCAAATGCCAGCACTCCAGCTGGAAACAAGGCTTCCGGTGCTGCTGGTGTGGTTAATGAAGATGGCTCCATTGATCTTGGTGCACACCAGGATGGTTCCGCAGTGGATACCACTTTGGATCTCAGTAATATCCTGGGTAGTGCAGATGTGATCTCTGAAGACGTTATTAGTGCACTTTCCCTGCGTATCGGTGCAGCCAGCGCCTCCGCTTCCCGCACTGGCGATCAGGTCACTTCTGAATATGCACTTTCCAACGTTGACCTTCAGGTCAAGAGCCCGCTAGTAGCGGACGTTACCGAACTCCTCATCGGTGAAGAAAACGGTTTGGGTGTCTCCATTGATACCGCTGTAACTCAGGTGGCTGGTGATGACAGCTTGCTCAACCCCCTGACCGGGTTACTTGGTGGAGTGTTTGATGTTCTCAACGTTTTGGGCGTTATTGACGTCGAAGAGCCAACCTTGGCCTTGGACTCCAATATTCAAGAAGCTTTGGTTCCACTCGTGGGCGGAACCCTGCAAGGTAATGCCGTGTCCATTGACCTTTCCACTGGCACTGTAAACGTCAACCTCGAAGCTCTGGGTGGAACCTCCGCTGTCGATCCCAACACTGATCTGCTTACCGATGTAGCAGTGCAGCAGATTGAGGGTGAAATTCAAACTCTGCTCAACCAGCTGTTGACTGATGTCCGTGCTGCTGTTGATGAAGGCCTGCTGGAAACTCATGTAACCCTTGGTCTTGGTGCGAAGGTCCTGGGCGTAGATTTGGCACAGGTTGATATCGACGGAACTCTTAACCAGCTCCTCGATGGTGATGCAACCACTGTAAGTGTAGAGGCTTTCGGCCGAAACGCTAGCTTGGTAACCAATGCAGTACTTGCCCTGCTGGGAACTGTGGGAACCACCTTGGAGACCGCCCTGAATAAGGTTGTTGATCCACTGATTAACAACACTCTTGATGAGGGTGTTAGCGGCATTATTGCACCTTTGGTACAGGGTTTGACCGGCGTCTTGGGTGATCCTGGCATTCTTCGCATCACCTTGAATGATCAGCCAAACCCACAGGTGGGCGCAGTAAACACCATTCCTGCTCGTCCAAACTCCAAGACTGGAGCTATCACTACTCCAGCTGATGCATTTACTGTTTCAGCAATTCGAGTCAACGTGCTTAATGGTCTTGTGGATCTGCCAATCTCCCGCGTTACCGTTGATGCTGACAAGGATTGGGCTCCTGTCGGTGGCATTGCCATCGACGCAATCGATGACCAAACCATCACTATCGGTGACGCAATCGACAACGTTATTCCGGTAAGTGCCCCTGAGGGATCCGAAGTGACAGTGGATGGTCTGCCTGATGGCGTGACCTATGAAGATGGCGAAATTTCAGGAACTCCAACCGAAGTTGGTGAATATGAAGTCACTGTTACCGCAACCAACGGAAACAATTCTGTGACTGAGACTTTCATCATCACCGTCCTCGATATTGATGGTGGTACCGGTAATAACGGAAGTGCAAACGGATCCACTGACTTCCTGCAGCAGTGTCTAAGTTCCCCAGCAGCCGGCATTGCGGCGCTGCTGATCGCATTGGGTGCTCTTGGCCAGGTCGCAGGCCCAGCCTTGGAGCCAATCGCACGTTCCATCAATGTGGAGATCGAGCGTCAAACTCGCCACATTATTGATACTGCGGGTATCCGTCAGCCAAACCAGCCTGAGTGGCTGCAAAGTATTAACCGTTCACTTGCCGATGCTGCAAATAATGTGAATCCTAATCTTGCGTCCCAGGGGCTCTACGCTGCCGGTGCTTTGGCCCTGATTTCCATTCCTGTGCTCTGTGGCATGGGTGGATCTAGCTCAAGCTCCAGCTAA
- a CDS encoding sulfite exporter TauE/SafE family protein — MRTLIFIAIAGIAAQLVDGGLGMGFGVTSTTIMIMLAGLGPAQASAVVHTAEVGTTLVSGISHWKFGNVDWKVVLRLGVPGAIGAFAGATFLSNISTAAAAPVTSMILALIGINLVWRFSKGRVRRSFNERPHSRGFLGILGLLGGFIDASGGGGWGPVTTSTLLSLGRTEPRKVVGTVNTAEFLVSLAATLGFVVGLWEDLVANFAAVIALLIGGAVAAPIGAWMISRVNATVLGGFVGTLIVALNLPKALAAIGVEFPTGVLPAIIMVLGLGLTYLGFRRYRAHLAEDVQTPVPQPEIVKAP; from the coding sequence ATGCGGACTCTCATTTTTATCGCGATTGCAGGTATCGCAGCGCAGCTTGTCGACGGCGGTCTCGGCATGGGTTTTGGCGTCACCTCCACCACCATCATGATTATGCTGGCTGGACTTGGCCCAGCTCAGGCCTCTGCAGTTGTGCACACCGCCGAAGTTGGCACCACCTTGGTATCGGGCATTAGTCACTGGAAATTTGGCAATGTGGATTGGAAAGTGGTGCTGCGCCTCGGCGTTCCAGGTGCCATCGGTGCCTTCGCCGGCGCGACCTTTTTGTCCAATATTTCTACCGCAGCTGCTGCTCCAGTGACCTCCATGATCTTGGCGCTCATCGGCATCAACTTGGTGTGGCGTTTTAGTAAAGGTCGGGTGCGACGCAGTTTTAATGAGCGCCCGCATAGTCGCGGATTTTTAGGAATCTTAGGCCTGCTAGGTGGTTTTATTGATGCTTCCGGTGGCGGTGGCTGGGGTCCAGTGACTACCTCAACGTTGTTGTCACTGGGTCGTACCGAACCTCGCAAGGTGGTCGGCACAGTTAATACCGCGGAATTTTTGGTTTCGCTGGCTGCCACCCTTGGCTTTGTGGTGGGGCTGTGGGAAGACCTTGTGGCCAACTTCGCCGCGGTTATTGCACTGCTCATCGGTGGTGCGGTTGCAGCGCCAATTGGTGCGTGGATGATTTCTCGGGTGAATGCCACGGTCTTGGGCGGTTTTGTCGGCACTTTGATTGTGGCCCTCAACTTGCCAAAGGCGCTTGCCGCCATAGGAGTCGAATTCCCCACCGGCGTGCTGCCAGCCATCATCATGGTGCTCGGACTTGGCTTGACATATCTCGGCTTCCGCCGCTACCGCGCGCATCTGGCGGAGGATGTGCAGACCCCGGTCCCGCAACCGGAAATCGTCAAAGCCCCTTAG
- a CDS encoding sirohydrochlorin chelatase yields MIPLITLSHGSRKASAAAGITALTQETGRMLGVDAVEAHLDLSEPSLDDVVRKLSVQGVTKAGLVPLLFSNAFHAKVDVPAAVKDAQEKYGVELLVGPHLGTGSDVAAVLGEKLKADAPADAHVILYSVGSSHISANEAVIELGETLSRLRGHSVEVVPATGGAGAGGAGVIEVAAAHKVVHILPLFVTEGLLLDRVLDQLPNISAATGAALTFSTPLSTALAPLVAARYRAALAELLAAF; encoded by the coding sequence ATGATCCCCTTGATTACGCTTTCCCACGGTTCCCGCAAAGCATCCGCCGCCGCTGGCATTACTGCATTAACGCAGGAGACTGGCCGAATGCTGGGTGTGGATGCAGTGGAAGCACATCTTGATCTTTCCGAACCATCACTTGATGACGTGGTGCGGAAGCTCAGTGTGCAAGGCGTAACTAAGGCCGGATTAGTTCCACTGCTTTTTAGCAATGCTTTTCATGCCAAAGTAGATGTGCCAGCAGCAGTTAAAGATGCCCAAGAAAAATATGGCGTTGAACTGCTGGTTGGTCCACATTTGGGAACTGGTTCAGATGTTGCAGCCGTGTTGGGGGAGAAGCTTAAAGCAGATGCCCCAGCCGATGCTCATGTGATCTTGTACTCCGTGGGAAGCTCCCACATTTCAGCAAATGAAGCCGTTATTGAGCTGGGGGAGACCCTGAGCCGACTCCGCGGTCACAGCGTTGAAGTTGTTCCCGCTACTGGCGGCGCCGGTGCTGGTGGAGCTGGAGTTATTGAGGTAGCTGCAGCACATAAGGTGGTACACATTTTGCCACTTTTTGTCACCGAGGGTTTGTTGTTGGACCGCGTCCTTGATCAACTTCCCAATATTAGTGCCGCTACCGGCGCTGCACTTACTTTCTCCACTCCACTTAGCACTGCTCTTGCCCCTTTGGTAGCTGCCCGTTATCGCGCAGCTCTGGCCGAGCTGTTGGCAGCTTTCTAA
- a CDS encoding sulfate adenylyltransferase subunit 1 has protein sequence MTAATLDGANKKASAKIAERETLRLCTAGSVDDGKSTFVGRLLHDTKSVLADQLASVERTSADRGFEGLDLSLLVDGLRAEREQGITIDVAYRYFATDKRTFILADTPGHVQYTRNTVTGVSTSQVVVLLVDARHGVVEQTRRHLSVAALLGVRTVILAVNKIDLVDYDEAKFRAIEKDFNSLAKALDVTDSHVVPISALKGDNVAEPSTNMDWYTGPTVLDILETVEVSRGRAHDLGFRFPIQYVIREHATDYRGYAGTINAGSVSVGDTVYLPEGRTTEVTHIDSADGPLQTAAVGDAVVLRLAQEIDLIRGELISGADRPESVRSFNATVVGLADRDIKPGAAVKVRYGTQLVRGRVGAIDRVIDIDGKNDNEAPASYGLNDIAHVRIDVAGELEVEDYAARGAIGSFLLIDQSTGDTLAAGLVGHRLRNNWQI, from the coding sequence ATGACTGCTGCAACACTTGATGGAGCTAATAAAAAAGCTTCAGCTAAAATCGCCGAGCGCGAAACCCTCCGTCTGTGCACCGCAGGCTCCGTCGATGATGGCAAGTCCACCTTCGTTGGTCGTTTGCTGCATGACACCAAATCAGTTTTGGCTGATCAGCTCGCCTCTGTAGAGCGCACCTCCGCAGACCGTGGTTTTGAAGGCCTAGACCTTTCCCTCCTGGTTGACGGCCTGCGTGCTGAGCGTGAGCAGGGCATCACCATCGACGTGGCATACCGCTACTTCGCCACCGACAAGCGCACCTTCATCCTGGCAGATACCCCAGGTCACGTGCAGTACACCCGTAACACCGTTACCGGCGTATCCACCTCCCAGGTGGTTGTACTACTCGTTGATGCACGTCACGGCGTTGTTGAGCAGACCCGCCGCCATCTCTCCGTGGCAGCGTTGCTGGGTGTACGCACCGTTATCTTGGCAGTGAACAAGATCGACCTGGTTGACTATGACGAAGCGAAATTCCGCGCCATTGAAAAGGACTTCAACTCCCTGGCAAAGGCACTGGACGTCACCGATTCTCACGTGGTTCCAATCTCTGCACTCAAAGGCGACAACGTTGCAGAGCCAAGCACCAACATGGATTGGTACACCGGACCTACCGTCTTGGACATCCTGGAAACTGTTGAGGTTTCCCGTGGACGTGCGCATGACCTGGGCTTCCGTTTCCCAATCCAGTACGTCATCCGTGAGCATGCCACCGATTACCGTGGTTATGCCGGCACCATCAATGCTGGTTCTGTCTCCGTAGGCGATACTGTCTACCTGCCAGAAGGCCGTACCACCGAGGTCACTCACATTGACTCTGCCGATGGCCCACTACAAACCGCTGCCGTTGGTGACGCTGTAGTACTGCGCCTGGCTCAGGAAATTGACCTGATCCGCGGCGAGCTGATCTCCGGTGCTGACCGCCCAGAATCCGTACGCTCCTTCAACGCCACCGTGGTTGGTCTTGCAGATCGCGACATCAAACCAGGTGCTGCTGTCAAGGTTCGTTATGGCACCCAGTTGGTACGCGGCCGTGTTGGCGCCATCGACCGTGTTATCGACATTGATGGCAAGAATGACAATGAAGCTCCTGCTTCCTACGGCCTCAACGACATCGCTCATGTGCGTATCGATGTAGCCGGCGAACTCGAAGTTGAAGATTATGCTGCTCGCGGCGCAATCGGCTCCTTCCTCCTTATCGATCAGTCCACTGGCGATACCCTCGCCGCTGGTCTTGTTGGCCACCGTCTCCGCAACAACTGGCAGATCTAG
- the cysD gene encoding sulfate adenylyltransferase subunit CysD, translating to MTTSLNTELSPHLKDLENESIHILREVAGQFDKVGLLFSGGKDSVVVYELARRAFAPATVPFELLHVDTGHNFPEVLEFRDNLVARTGARLRVAKVQDWIDRGDLQERPDGTRNPLQTVPLVETIAEQGYDAVLGGARRDEERARAKERVFSVRDSFGGWDPRRQRPELWNLYNGGHLPGENIRVFPISNWTEADIWEYIGARNIELPPIYFSHQREVFERDGMWLTAGEWGGPKKGEEIVTKTVRYRTVGDMSCTGAVLSEARTIDDVIEEIATSTLTERGATRADDRLSESAMEDRKKEGYF from the coding sequence ATGACCACATCACTAAACACCGAACTCTCCCCACACCTAAAAGACCTCGAAAACGAGTCCATCCACATCCTCCGCGAAGTGGCAGGCCAATTTGACAAGGTTGGACTGCTGTTCTCCGGCGGCAAGGACTCTGTGGTGGTTTATGAGCTAGCTCGTCGCGCTTTTGCACCTGCAACCGTGCCTTTTGAACTGCTGCACGTGGATACCGGCCACAACTTCCCAGAGGTTTTGGAATTTCGCGACAACCTAGTTGCTCGCACCGGAGCACGCCTGCGTGTTGCAAAGGTTCAGGACTGGATCGACCGCGGTGACCTGCAGGAACGCCCAGACGGCACCCGCAACCCACTGCAGACCGTACCTTTGGTAGAAACCATTGCTGAGCAAGGTTATGACGCCGTGCTTGGTGGTGCCCGCCGCGATGAAGAGCGTGCCCGTGCCAAGGAGCGTGTCTTCTCGGTGCGCGATTCCTTCGGTGGTTGGGATCCACGCCGTCAGCGTCCAGAGTTGTGGAACCTCTACAACGGTGGACACCTGCCAGGCGAAAACATCCGCGTTTTCCCCATCTCCAACTGGACCGAAGCTGATATCTGGGAGTACATCGGTGCTCGCAATATCGAATTGCCTCCAATTTACTTCTCCCACCAGCGCGAAGTTTTTGAGCGCGATGGCATGTGGCTCACCGCTGGCGAGTGGGGCGGCCCTAAGAAGGGCGAGGAGATTGTCACCAAGACCGTGCGTTACCGCACCGTAGGCGATATGTCCTGCACCGGTGCTGTGCTTTCCGAAGCTCGCACCATCGACGATGTGATCGAAGAGATCGCAACCTCTACCCTCACCGAGCGTGGCGCAACCCGCGCAGACGACCGACTCAGCGAATCCGCCATGGAAGACCGTAAGAAGGAAGGCTACTTCTGA
- a CDS encoding phosphoadenylyl-sulfate reductase, whose translation MTFPSINGINVLKNTGPVKDPEVSPEGPRTTEPLPADIAARNEELVEKHAEKLYNASAQTILEWAAEHAPGKIAVTLSMENTVLAELASQFLPESDFLFLDTGYHFKETLEVARAVDQRYPQELVTALPLLSRPEQDSIYGKNLYLSNPTACCRMRKVEPLATSLSPYAGWITGLRRSDGPTRAQAPALSLDATGRLKISPIITWSLEETNEFIKANNLIDHPLTHQGYPSIGCETCTLPVAEGQDPRAGRWAGNAKTECGLHSS comes from the coding sequence ATGACTTTCCCATCTATCAACGGCATCAATGTTCTGAAGAACACTGGTCCTGTCAAAGACCCGGAGGTCTCCCCGGAGGGTCCCCGCACTACCGAGCCTTTGCCGGCCGACATCGCGGCCCGCAATGAAGAGCTCGTCGAAAAGCACGCTGAAAAGCTCTATAACGCCAGCGCACAAACCATTTTGGAATGGGCGGCCGAGCACGCACCCGGCAAAATTGCAGTGACCTTGAGCATGGAGAACACTGTGCTCGCGGAATTGGCATCGCAGTTTTTGCCAGAATCCGATTTCCTCTTCCTGGATACTGGCTACCACTTCAAGGAAACCCTCGAGGTTGCCCGTGCCGTGGATCAGCGTTACCCACAGGAATTGGTAACCGCATTGCCGCTGCTCAGCCGCCCTGAGCAGGACTCCATTTATGGCAAGAACCTCTATTTGTCCAACCCGACCGCCTGCTGCCGGATGCGCAAGGTTGAGCCACTGGCTACTTCCTTGAGCCCTTATGCCGGTTGGATTACCGGACTGCGTCGCTCAGATGGACCAACTCGTGCACAGGCACCTGCCTTGAGCTTAGATGCCACTGGCCGTTTGAAAATCTCCCCGATTATCACCTGGTCTTTGGAAGAAACCAATGAGTTCATCAAAGCCAACAACCTTATCGATCACCCTTTGACCCATCAGGGTTACCCATCCATCGGATGCGAAACCTGCACCCTTCCGGTTGCAGAAGGACAAGACCCTAGGGCCGGCCGTTGGGCTGGAAACGCCAAGACAGAATGCGGACTTCACTCATCATGA
- a CDS encoding ParB N-terminal domain-containing protein: MSLRRKPNPNRNHPLYCPYCAGETLFPNEETEFAWFCTDCTRIFEVKYYGQDDPEQRPAPAKSTSEALKESLAKHGHLINEGGDTPQ; encoded by the coding sequence TTGAGTCTGCGTCGCAAACCCAACCCGAACCGCAATCACCCGCTCTACTGCCCCTATTGCGCCGGAGAAACTCTTTTTCCCAATGAGGAAACAGAATTTGCCTGGTTCTGCACAGACTGCACCCGGATCTTCGAAGTGAAGTACTACGGCCAAGATGATCCAGAGCAGCGCCCAGCACCAGCAAAATCAACTTCAGAAGCACTTAAAGAATCACTGGCCAAACACGGCCACCTAATAAACGAAGGAGGCGACACTCCACAATGA